DNA from Deltaproteobacteria bacterium:
GAAAGCGAGTGCTCGGACCCGCGCTCCTGGCCGCGGATGCCGTCCCCGGAGAGCCGGAGCCGCGTCCAGCGCGACTCGACAGGCGCGCGAGCTACGCGAAGAAGCTGACCGCGATGGAGAGCGGCAACGCCTACATGGTGATGTGTCGTGACATTTCCGAGCGAGGCATGCGGATCGAGCCCGTCGCGGGTCTCGAGGTCGGCAGCCGGCTGGAACTCGCGATTGCGCTCTCGGCGCGCGACGAGCCGTTCCTGGTCGCCGCGTCCGTGGTTCGCGACGACGGCGAGCGGGGGCTCGCGCTGCACTTCGACTGGGTCGAGCCGGACGCGCAGGAGCGCCTGAAGGCGCTGCTCGCGAAGCTTCCGGCGATCGAGGCGCTCCAGGACGACGCGCGCTGCCAGGGAATCGTTCCCGCCCAACGCCTGGGCTCCGAGCCGAGCGACGCGAACTGACCGAGGCGGCTACCAGAGACTGAAGCGACGCGGCGTCCGCTTCGGCGGCACTTTCTCGCGCGCGGCGATGCGCGCCCGCAGCGCCGCGCGCTTCTTCGCGAGCCGCTCGTCGCGCGAGATCTGCCCCTGGCGGTGGAAGACG
Protein-coding regions in this window:
- a CDS encoding PilZ domain-containing protein; amino-acid sequence: KRVLGPALLAADAVPGEPEPRPARLDRRASYAKKLTAMESGNAYMVMCRDISERGMRIEPVAGLEVGSRLELAIALSARDEPFLVAASVVRDDGERGLALHFDWVEPDAQERLKALLAKLPAIEALQDDARCQGIVPAQRLGSEPSDAN